From a region of the Fischerella sp. JS2 genome:
- a CDS encoding ferritin-like domain-containing protein, with the protein MLITTSPLMEDLAGQLYTQPHYFQTQRRIKSLVDRYLTGEKLCDRLQDLPLQFQNPQPRPWEPIDWQAINYNQIISINPEVFLSVLVGALDTEAPIRGYTQTSRQYLQNLHPQMARFVGGTVDEIGELTELGLWEKEERQHTPALLKIYQQLTGEKITPTLRTVRGYLPTNDPHEDLYRHGLHRVATEYGATCLYLWLMAHTTGTLQDVLEELVLDEINHMTKFWGFGVWAYPDTGLLRIGRTLMKTRHQNYMRNNLLRTLKRMMATLKWDAWSLNNKATLIFTFTYTMQRLWVWHSSLTPEYLQSLFGELVVSG; encoded by the coding sequence ATGCTTATTACCACCAGCCCACTTATGGAAGATTTAGCAGGTCAGTTATATACTCAGCCTCATTACTTTCAGACTCAACGCCGGATTAAATCTCTTGTAGATCGCTATTTGACGGGCGAGAAGTTATGCGATCGCCTGCAAGATTTACCGTTGCAATTTCAAAATCCCCAGCCGCGTCCTTGGGAACCTATTGACTGGCAAGCAATTAATTATAACCAAATCATCAGTATAAACCCAGAGGTATTTTTGTCTGTGCTTGTAGGTGCGTTAGATACAGAAGCACCCATCCGGGGCTATACACAAACAAGCCGCCAGTATTTGCAAAATTTACACCCACAAATGGCGCGGTTTGTAGGTGGAACAGTGGATGAAATCGGAGAGTTAACAGAATTGGGTTTGTGGGAAAAAGAAGAACGTCAACATACCCCTGCCTTACTCAAAATCTACCAGCAATTAACAGGCGAAAAAATCACGCCTACCCTCCGCACCGTCAGAGGTTATCTTCCCACTAATGACCCCCATGAAGACTTGTATCGTCATGGATTACACCGCGTAGCTACAGAATACGGCGCGACTTGTCTTTATCTCTGGTTGATGGCGCACACCACAGGTACACTCCAAGATGTTTTAGAAGAATTGGTACTAGACGAAATTAACCACATGACAAAATTCTGGGGATTTGGCGTTTGGGCATATCCTGATACTGGGTTGCTGCGGATAGGACGGACATTGATGAAGACGCGCCATCAGAATTACATGCGTAATAACCTTTTGCGTACCTTAAAGCGGATGATGGCGACACTGAAATGGGACGCTTGGTCTTTAAATAATAAAGCAACTCTCATATTTACCTTCACCTATACAATGCAGCGTCTGTGGGTTTGGCATAGTAGCCTGACACCAGAGTATTTGCAAAGTTTGTTTGGAGAGTTAGTAGTTAGTGGTTAG
- the gap gene encoding type I glyceraldehyde-3-phosphate dehydrogenase, whose protein sequence is MAKLKVGINGFGRIGRLVFRAGITNPNIEFVGINDLVPPDNLAYLLKYDSTHGMYRGNVEAKDNGIVVDGHFVPCVSIRNPAELPWGKLGADYVVESTGLFTNYEGAANHLQAGAKRVIISAPTKDPDRVKTLLMGVNHHLFDPAKDTVVSNASCTTNCLAPIAKVINDNFGLTEGLMTTVHAMTATQPTVDGPSKKDWRGGRGAAQNIIPSSTGAAKAVALVLPELKGKLTGMAFRVPTPDVSVVDLTFKTAKATSYQEICAAMKAAATGELKGVLGYTDEEVVSTDFQGDSHSSIFDAGAGIELNPNFFKVVAWYDNEWGYSNRVIDLMLAMAQKEGILQGLAVAV, encoded by the coding sequence TTGGCTAAGTTAAAAGTTGGTATCAACGGGTTTGGTAGAATTGGGCGTCTAGTATTTCGTGCTGGCATTACTAACCCCAACATAGAGTTTGTAGGCATTAACGACCTTGTACCACCAGATAATCTTGCTTACCTGTTGAAGTATGACTCTACCCACGGGATGTATAGGGGTAACGTTGAGGCAAAGGATAATGGCATCGTTGTTGATGGGCATTTTGTTCCTTGCGTATCGATTCGGAATCCAGCAGAATTGCCCTGGGGTAAATTAGGTGCAGATTATGTAGTTGAATCTACAGGATTGTTTACCAATTATGAAGGGGCAGCAAACCACCTGCAAGCCGGAGCCAAGCGGGTGATCATTTCTGCCCCTACTAAAGATCCAGACCGAGTCAAAACCCTATTAATGGGTGTCAACCATCATTTGTTTGATCCAGCGAAAGATACTGTTGTATCCAATGCCAGTTGTACTACTAACTGTCTGGCTCCCATCGCTAAGGTGATCAATGATAATTTTGGTCTGACAGAAGGATTAATGACTACAGTCCACGCCATGACTGCTACTCAACCCACAGTCGATGGCCCTTCCAAAAAAGACTGGCGTGGTGGTCGTGGTGCTGCACAAAATATTATTCCCTCTTCTACCGGAGCAGCAAAAGCTGTGGCGTTAGTTTTGCCTGAGTTAAAAGGCAAATTGACTGGTATGGCATTCCGGGTTCCCACTCCTGATGTTTCTGTGGTTGATTTAACCTTCAAAACAGCTAAAGCTACTAGTTATCAGGAAATCTGTGCGGCAATGAAAGCAGCAGCGACAGGCGAACTCAAGGGTGTATTAGGCTACACAGACGAGGAAGTAGTTTCCACAGATTTCCAGGGAGATAGCCACTCAAGTATCTTTGATGCTGGTGCTGGTATTGAACTGAATCCCAACTTTTTCAAGGTTGTGGCATGGTACGACAACGAATGGGGCTACTCCAATCGAGTCATTGACCTGATGTTAGCTATGGCACAAAAAGAAGGCATTTTGCAAGGTCTTGCAGTAGCGGTTTAA
- a CDS encoding NB-ARC domain-containing protein, with protein sequence MDAEAVLAWLDTTIPAQTGERLSELQKVILQQVWQGRKYLEIANYYGCTEGHAKDVGSQLWKLLSFALQQKITKSNCRSTLERIVRKTSAIANLLDYPRVTHHSSINPENANFLGRTAAIADLNSLVDQGMKVIVIQGEGGVGKTTLAQQYLQTQGFELVLELLMAKETQNITAVEHVVEEWLKQDFQEEPGVEFGVTLGRLKRQLHNSRIGVLIDNLEPALDGQGQLIASHRNYVELLRILTDARVQSVTLITSRDRLCEPGINVEHYRLPGLDQTAWQQFFSNRGLAIDLPTLETMHRAYGGNAKAMGILCGSIQEDFDGDMAVYWQENHADPLSTTDLKNLVVSQINRLQVLDPQAYQLLCRLGCYRYQDIPQIPTQGLLSLLWDVPSSQHRQVIASLRNRCLVECHQGQYWLHPVIRADAIARLRQSEEWEITNHKAAEFWTASVKQIATFKDALQALEAYYHNLEINKFELAGKVILNSRNNQWGQFLPLGSTLYRMGWVQPLIAAINQVIYNVNSDQNFSELYNILGDLYWITGKIYLAITCQEKTIHLASRLLQFLADSLENKHQIYYLKMLEVDSLLSIGLYQIDLWELEASAQLFRQVIDLAHNTTHHRWAEKATVCLSLVYSYLGRYEASYRLADAIYHSITTESLLKQTGRFAYFIQILGQTYVNLGDFTKAKELFTIALNCAEESHYMQVKAKTLNGLAEIHRQQTKYELALTQHLAAIDLLEKIGAKCDLAIAYLQLALTTQSIGNLHESKVNFDKAIQLFTEMNAPKQIEKITVYSKHFSA encoded by the coding sequence ATGGACGCTGAAGCAGTATTAGCATGGTTAGATACCACAATTCCTGCTCAGACCGGAGAACGGTTGAGCGAACTCCAAAAAGTTATTCTTCAGCAAGTTTGGCAGGGTCGAAAATACCTAGAAATCGCTAATTACTACGGTTGTACAGAAGGACACGCCAAGGATGTAGGTTCCCAGTTATGGAAGTTGCTGTCTTTCGCATTGCAGCAGAAGATTACCAAAAGTAATTGTCGCTCTACTTTAGAACGGATTGTTAGAAAAACAAGTGCGATCGCTAATTTACTTGACTATCCACGAGTTACTCATCACTCTAGCATCAATCCAGAAAATGCCAATTTTCTCGGCCGCACAGCAGCCATTGCTGACCTGAATAGTTTAGTAGATCAAGGTATGAAAGTTATTGTGATCCAGGGTGAAGGAGGAGTAGGTAAGACAACTCTGGCTCAGCAATATCTGCAAACTCAAGGTTTTGAGTTGGTATTAGAATTGTTGATGGCGAAAGAGACTCAAAATATCACGGCAGTAGAACACGTAGTTGAAGAGTGGTTAAAACAGGATTTTCAGGAAGAACCGGGGGTGGAATTTGGGGTGACGCTAGGACGATTAAAGCGACAACTCCATAACAGTAGAATCGGGGTTTTGATTGATAATCTTGAACCTGCGCTTGATGGACAAGGACAATTGATTGCTTCCCACCGCAACTATGTAGAGTTATTGCGGATTTTAACAGATGCCAGGGTACAATCTGTCACCTTGATAACTAGTCGCGATCGCCTTTGCGAACCAGGAATAAATGTAGAACATTATCGTTTACCTGGTTTAGATCAAACAGCATGGCAGCAATTTTTTAGTAACCGGGGATTAGCAATCGACTTACCCACCCTAGAAACTATGCATCGTGCCTATGGGGGGAATGCCAAAGCAATGGGTATTCTCTGCGGTTCGATTCAAGAAGATTTTGACGGTGACATGGCTGTTTATTGGCAAGAGAATCACGCTGATCCTCTGTCTACAACAGACTTAAAAAATTTGGTGGTGAGTCAAATAAATCGTTTGCAAGTCCTCGATCCCCAAGCTTACCAGTTACTTTGTCGTCTAGGATGTTATCGTTACCAAGATATACCCCAAATCCCTACGCAGGGATTATTGAGTTTATTGTGGGACGTTCCGTCTTCACAACATCGGCAAGTGATCGCTTCGTTGCGGAATCGCTGTTTGGTAGAGTGTCATCAAGGGCAATATTGGTTGCATCCAGTGATTCGTGCAGATGCGATCGCACGTTTACGCCAGAGTGAAGAATGGGAAATTACCAACCACAAAGCCGCTGAATTTTGGACAGCGAGTGTCAAACAAATTGCCACATTTAAAGATGCGTTGCAAGCCCTAGAAGCTTATTATCATAATCTGGAAATTAACAAGTTTGAATTAGCAGGCAAAGTTATTCTTAATAGCAGAAATAATCAATGGGGACAGTTTTTACCCCTTGGTAGTACCCTATATCGTATGGGTTGGGTGCAACCTTTAATTGCTGCTATTAATCAGGTAATTTACAATGTTAATTCTGACCAAAATTTCAGCGAATTATACAATATTTTAGGTGATTTATACTGGATTACAGGAAAAATATATCTAGCTATTACATGTCAAGAAAAAACGATTCATTTAGCAAGTCGATTACTTCAATTTCTAGCTGATAGCTTAGAAAATAAACATCAAATTTACTATTTGAAGATGCTAGAGGTAGATTCCCTTTTAAGCATAGGTCTTTATCAAATTGATTTGTGGGAATTAGAAGCATCTGCCCAGTTATTTCGACAAGTTATCGATTTAGCTCACAACACTACTCATCATCGCTGGGCAGAAAAAGCAACCGTGTGTTTATCTCTAGTCTATTCCTATTTAGGTCGATATGAAGCATCTTATAGATTAGCAGATGCAATTTATCACTCTATCACTACAGAAAGTCTTCTAAAACAAACAGGTAGATTTGCCTATTTTATTCAAATCCTCGGTCAAACCTACGTGAATTTAGGAGATTTTACCAAAGCCAAAGAATTATTCACTATCGCCTTGAATTGTGCAGAAGAAAGCCATTACATGCAAGTAAAAGCCAAAACTCTCAATGGTTTAGCAGAAATCCATCGACAGCAAACAAAATATGAATTAGCTCTTACTCAACATTTAGCAGCTATTGACCTTTTAGAGAAAATTGGTGCGAAGTGTGATTTAGCGATCGCTTATTTGCAATTGGCTTTAACTACTCAAAGTATCGGCAATCTACATGAAAGTAAAGTGAATTTTGACAAAGCTATTCAGCTTTTTACTGAAATGAATGCACCAAAACAAATCGAGAAAATCACAGTTTATAGTAAGCACTTTAGCGCTTGA
- a CDS encoding ATP-binding protein: protein MTYPASKQKISQSDTNRDEQNSLHLSSWSFHPQNQVNQIINRFSISTKIYFSYAIALGIMVLGTTVGVVSGDYYLHRADQQRKIIRQERQQLSKLQNTLFNLQLFPKISANFQTPQSFQKAELAATKQITVARQLLKQINSSAANSAIKELKPLLTKHHSTWKNFPSSLELTLHQIESLTFNSNKLKKANQLLAEFAASENSNQMLQFQDELATVIVVAETQEEQAEIALLQAQRLQIPIIIASIGLSLSMTLLLIVYTRQAIARSVQTITDIVEKAIAESNFDLQAPVTTTDELGKLAISLNQLIGYIKTLLEEQKETKLAADAANHAKSQFLTHMSHELRTPLNGILGYAEILQRSQNITKREQRGIEIIHKCGSHLLTLINDILDISQIETNRMQLYPSDFHLPSFLQGIVEICRIQAEQKDIQFIYQPPENLPAGITTDKKRLRQVLINLVSNAIKFTEAGSVKLQVKVRKSQEKTSYIYIYFAVEDTGIGISKQQLNKIFLPFEQLGDYKIPNEGRGLGLTISQKIVEIMGSSISVKSELGKGSIFEFEIECPTADDWTESSIITSTGKIIGYSGSRKTILIVDDRWENRSLIVNLLQTLGFTVIEASNGQEGLEKANQYQPDLIISDTTMPIMDGREMLSQLRQSETMQNTIVIISSASIFDSERHKSLAAGANDFLVKPVKVKELYRMLSKYLQLNWIYEQVENKQQDYSEKSSRLQTMAIPPKTELIKLLEYVKKGQIKGIKQELDKLAAMDERYQEFVKKLDSLVQCFNIQQIRHFLKKNIT from the coding sequence ATGACTTATCCAGCTTCTAAGCAGAAAATTTCTCAGTCTGATACCAACAGAGATGAACAAAACTCTCTGCATTTATCTAGCTGGTCATTTCACCCTCAAAATCAAGTTAATCAGATAATCAATCGTTTTAGCATCAGTACCAAAATATATTTTAGTTACGCGATCGCACTTGGTATTATGGTTTTGGGAACTACTGTAGGGGTTGTTTCAGGTGATTATTACCTGCATCGTGCCGATCAGCAAAGAAAAATCATTCGTCAAGAGCGTCAGCAATTAAGTAAACTCCAAAATACTCTTTTTAACTTACAGTTATTCCCAAAAATTTCTGCCAATTTCCAAACTCCACAAAGTTTTCAGAAAGCGGAATTAGCAGCAACTAAACAAATTACTGTAGCAAGACAATTACTCAAACAAATTAATTCATCTGCTGCAAATTCAGCCATCAAAGAACTAAAACCGCTACTAACCAAGCATCACAGCACCTGGAAAAATTTCCCCTCTAGCTTGGAATTAACCTTACATCAGATTGAATCACTGACTTTCAATTCTAATAAGCTTAAAAAAGCCAATCAATTGCTAGCAGAGTTTGCAGCGAGTGAGAATAGCAATCAAATGTTACAATTCCAAGATGAATTAGCAACTGTGATTGTAGTAGCTGAAACACAAGAAGAACAAGCAGAGATTGCTTTACTGCAAGCTCAAAGGCTACAAATACCAATTATTATTGCCAGTATAGGATTGAGTCTTAGCATGACTCTGCTTTTAATAGTTTACACCCGTCAGGCGATCGCTCGTTCAGTTCAAACAATTACGGATATTGTCGAAAAAGCGATCGCAGAATCTAACTTTGACTTACAAGCACCTGTAACTACAACTGATGAGTTAGGAAAATTAGCAATTAGTTTGAATCAACTGATTGGCTATATCAAAACCCTTTTAGAAGAACAAAAAGAAACCAAACTTGCTGCTGATGCTGCTAATCATGCCAAGAGTCAATTTTTGACCCACATGAGTCACGAGCTTCGTACACCATTAAATGGTATTTTAGGTTACGCAGAAATCCTTCAACGTTCTCAGAATATAACTAAAAGAGAACAACGTGGCATTGAAATTATTCATAAGTGTGGTTCTCATTTATTAACATTAATTAATGACATTCTTGATATTTCCCAAATAGAAACAAATAGAATGCAGCTTTATCCATCCGATTTTCATCTGCCTTCTTTTCTACAAGGGATAGTAGAAATCTGCCGCATACAAGCAGAACAAAAAGATATTCAATTTATTTACCAACCTCCAGAAAATTTACCAGCAGGCATTACTACTGATAAAAAACGATTACGGCAAGTCTTAATTAACTTAGTTAGTAATGCGATTAAATTTACAGAAGCAGGCAGTGTAAAATTACAGGTAAAAGTTAGAAAAAGCCAGGAAAAAACATCTTACATATACATATATTTTGCTGTAGAAGATACAGGCATAGGTATCAGTAAACAACAGTTAAACAAAATATTTTTGCCCTTTGAGCAACTAGGAGATTACAAAATTCCAAATGAAGGTAGAGGATTAGGATTAACTATTAGCCAGAAAATCGTAGAAATCATGGGTAGTAGCATATCCGTCAAAAGTGAGTTAGGCAAAGGTAGTATCTTTGAATTTGAAATAGAATGTCCAACTGCTGACGATTGGACAGAAAGTAGTATTATTACTAGCACTGGGAAAATTATTGGCTATTCTGGTAGTAGAAAAACAATTTTAATTGTCGATGATCGTTGGGAAAATCGCTCATTAATTGTTAATCTTTTACAAACTCTTGGGTTCACTGTTATAGAAGCGAGTAATGGACAAGAAGGGTTAGAAAAAGCTAATCAATATCAGCCAGACTTAATTATTTCCGATACAACAATGCCTATCATGGATGGCAGAGAAATGCTATCACAACTACGACAGTCAGAAACAATGCAAAATACTATAGTCATTATTTCTTCTGCCAGTATATTTGATAGTGAACGCCACAAAAGTTTAGCAGCAGGCGCAAATGACTTTTTAGTTAAACCAGTAAAAGTAAAAGAGCTTTACCGTATGCTTTCAAAATATCTTCAATTAAATTGGATTTATGAACAAGTAGAAAATAAGCAGCAAGACTATTCCGAAAAATCTTCTAGATTACAAACAATGGCGATACCACCAAAGACAGAATTAATTAAGTTATTGGAGTATGTGAAGAAAGGACAAATTAAAGGAATTAAACAAGAATTAGATAAGTTAGCAGCAATGGATGAGCGATATCAGGAATTTGTCAAAAAGTTAGACTCATTAGTTCAGTGTTTTAATATCCAACAAATTCGTCATTTTTTGAAAAAGAATATCACATAA
- a CDS encoding hybrid sensor histidine kinase/response regulator: protein MIKYTNTKKQLFFDQETEKNTNTTATILVIDDSPTNLEVLYTTLSGAGYEVLVEMDGISGIEQTKNNPPDLILLDIMMPKLDGFETCRRLQADLSTKDIPIIFITALSDIEEKVKGLSLGAVDYITKPFQQNEVLARVQLHLKLRRLNIELDQQKQQLEKRVEERTYELFQALEQLKKTQLQLIQAEKISSLGQVVAGISHEVNNPIGLISTNLYYAKSYVEELINLVKLYQINFPYPGSDIEDKIERMDLDHVLEDLPKLISSMKLGTDNIRGIMQSLRNFSRADGERKKLVDIHQGLETTLLILQYRLKAKSKRPAIQVVKEYGNLPKIECYSGQINQVFMNILVNSIDSLDNSFVISHWTLKDKKTRVNPQIRISTNIDKEAVKITITNNGKGMSDILQSQIFQPFFSTQPKIHENKLGLAISNQIITENHCGKLQCVSSPEQGTEFIIQIPV from the coding sequence ATGATAAAATATACTAACACTAAAAAACAATTATTTTTTGATCAAGAAACAGAAAAAAACACTAATACTACGGCAACTATTTTAGTAATAGATGATAGTCCTACAAATCTGGAAGTTCTATATACAACTTTAAGTGGTGCTGGCTACGAAGTATTAGTGGAAATGGATGGTATCAGTGGGATTGAACAGACAAAAAACAATCCACCTGATTTAATATTATTAGATATTATGATGCCAAAATTAGATGGGTTTGAAACTTGTCGTAGATTGCAAGCAGATCTATCTACAAAAGATATTCCTATTATTTTTATTACCGCTCTTTCAGATATAGAAGAAAAAGTTAAAGGCTTAAGTTTAGGAGCAGTTGATTATATAACTAAGCCATTTCAGCAAAATGAAGTGTTGGCAAGAGTTCAATTACATTTAAAATTGCGACGATTAAATATAGAATTAGACCAGCAAAAGCAACAATTAGAAAAACGTGTAGAAGAACGAACATACGAACTTTTTCAGGCTTTAGAACAACTTAAAAAAACTCAGTTACAATTAATTCAAGCAGAAAAAATCTCCTCTTTAGGACAGGTAGTTGCTGGTATTTCCCATGAAGTTAATAATCCTATAGGTTTGATTTCTACCAATTTATATTACGCTAAATCTTATGTAGAAGAATTGATTAATTTAGTGAAACTTTACCAAATTAATTTTCCCTACCCAGGCAGTGATATTGAAGATAAAATAGAGCGAATGGATCTAGACCATGTTCTCGAAGACTTACCAAAACTGATATCTTCAATGAAGTTAGGAACTGATAACATACGTGGCATTATGCAGTCCCTAAGAAATTTTTCACGCGCTGATGGAGAGCGAAAAAAGCTTGTTGATATTCACCAAGGGCTTGAGACAACTTTACTCATTCTACAGTACCGCTTGAAAGCTAAGTCAAAACGTCCTGCCATTCAAGTAGTCAAAGAATATGGTAATTTACCCAAAATTGAATGTTATTCAGGACAAATTAATCAAGTATTTATGAATATATTGGTAAATTCTATTGATTCTCTAGATAATTCATTTGTTATAAGTCATTGGACATTAAAGGATAAAAAAACAAGGGTAAATCCTCAAATTCGGATTTCCACTAACATTGACAAAGAGGCAGTAAAAATTACTATCACTAATAATGGTAAGGGTATGTCAGATATATTACAAAGCCAAATATTTCAACCTTTTTTTTCAACCCAACCTAAAATTCACGAAAATAAATTAGGACTAGCAATTAGTAACCAAATTATTACTGAAAATCATTGTGGTAAATTACAATGTGTTTCATCACCAGAACAAGGAACTGAATTTATAATTCAAATTCCTGTTTAA
- a CDS encoding alpha/beta hydrolase, translated as MSKFCNVLWLNASPSLKGLDKPLLQYLSKYVVVARWEYIQTKDEACSLDAAVALLYDFLKSHDRPVHLAGHGMNGAIALLFARRYPQKVRSLSLLAVASQSANTWQAHYYQQRLLFPLSREQVLVNSVRTLFGHQSPANTKKLLTALIRDLDESPTPHSLFRLIHLPEGGVSIPMLVCGSKNDPVVSLPELQDWQNWLKPEDILWECPQGYHFFHYFYPQQVGEQMLSFWQRFTQNPETTQNSELSLSVE; from the coding sequence ATGTCTAAGTTCTGTAATGTTCTTTGGTTAAATGCTAGTCCAAGTTTGAAGGGTTTAGACAAACCATTACTTCAATACCTATCTAAATATGTTGTAGTGGCACGATGGGAATACATTCAAACCAAAGATGAAGCTTGTTCTCTAGATGCAGCAGTAGCACTGCTATACGATTTTTTAAAATCGCATGATCGCCCGGTGCATTTAGCTGGTCATGGTATGAATGGGGCGATCGCTTTATTATTTGCCCGTCGCTATCCGCAAAAAGTGCGATCACTATCGTTGTTGGCTGTTGCATCTCAAAGCGCCAACACTTGGCAAGCACACTATTATCAGCAACGTCTGTTGTTTCCTCTTAGTCGTGAGCAAGTTTTAGTAAACAGTGTGCGGACTTTGTTTGGTCATCAATCTCCCGCAAATACCAAAAAGCTACTAACTGCCCTGATTAGAGATTTAGACGAATCTCCTACACCCCATTCTCTGTTTCGATTAATTCACTTACCTGAAGGTGGGGTTTCTATACCAATGCTCGTATGTGGTAGTAAGAACGATCCAGTTGTCAGCCTACCAGAGTTGCAAGACTGGCAGAACTGGTTGAAGCCAGAAGATATACTCTGGGAATGTCCTCAAGGATATCATTTCTTTCACTACTTCTATCCGCAACAGGTAGGCGAGCAAATGTTGAGTTTTTGGCAACGCTTCACCCAGAATCCAGAGACTACTCAAAATTCCGAACTCAGCCTGTCTGTGGAATAG
- a CDS encoding transaldolase: MSKNLLEQLRAMTVVVADTGDIQAIEKFKPQDATTNPSLITAAAQMPEYQEIVDQTLLQAKKDLGSGASQAQVVSLAFDRLAVSFGLKILQIIPGRVSTEVDARLSYDTEATVTKARELIAQYEAAGVSRQRILIKIASTWEGIRAAEILEKEGIHCNLTLLFGVHQAIACAEAGVTLISPFVGRILDWYKKETGRDSYPSAEDPGVLSVTKIYNYYKKFGYKTEVMGASFRNLGEITELAGCDLLTISPALLGELQATIGELPRKLDASKASGMAIEKISMDKATFDKMHTADRMASEKLDEGIKGFTKALETLEQLLAQRLAKLEAETQIPV, translated from the coding sequence ATGTCAAAGAATTTACTAGAACAATTGCGAGCAATGACCGTTGTGGTCGCAGATACTGGAGACATTCAAGCAATTGAAAAATTCAAGCCCCAAGATGCGACTACTAACCCTTCCTTGATTACAGCGGCAGCACAAATGCCAGAATATCAAGAAATTGTTGATCAAACTTTACTGCAAGCAAAAAAAGACCTTGGTTCTGGTGCATCTCAAGCTCAAGTAGTTTCTTTGGCATTTGACCGTTTAGCGGTGTCCTTTGGATTGAAGATTTTGCAAATCATCCCTGGACGAGTATCCACAGAAGTGGATGCACGCTTATCTTACGACACAGAAGCTACTGTTACTAAAGCACGAGAGTTGATTGCTCAATACGAAGCAGCCGGAGTTTCTCGCCAACGCATTCTGATTAAAATTGCTTCCACTTGGGAAGGTATTCGTGCTGCTGAAATTTTGGAAAAGGAAGGAATTCACTGCAATCTCACCTTATTGTTTGGGGTTCACCAAGCGATCGCCTGTGCAGAAGCTGGTGTAACTCTCATTTCTCCCTTCGTGGGACGAATTCTCGACTGGTACAAAAAAGAAACCGGACGGGATAGTTACCCCTCAGCAGAAGATCCAGGGGTATTATCTGTGACAAAAATCTACAACTACTACAAGAAATTTGGTTACAAAACCGAAGTTATGGGAGCTAGTTTCCGTAATCTCGGCGAAATTACTGAATTGGCAGGTTGTGATTTGCTGACCATTTCTCCCGCGCTACTGGGTGAGTTACAGGCAACAATTGGAGAACTGCCTCGTAAACTCGATGCTAGCAAAGCATCAGGGATGGCAATTGAAAAAATTTCTATGGACAAAGCCACCTTTGACAAGATGCACACTGCTGATCGTATGGCATCAGAAAAATTAGATGAAGGTATCAAAGGTTTCACCAAAGCATTAGAAACCTTAGAGCAACTTCTTGCACAAAGACTGGCTAAGCTAGAAGCTGAGACACAAATTCCTGTATAA
- a CDS encoding VWA domain-containing protein: protein MNTNIEVVFSFDTTGSMYPCLTQVRRKIKETVTRLMGEIPQMKIGIIAHGDYCDQGSTYVIKKFDISSDIDAICEFVQNVEPTGGGDAPECYELVLHEAQFLSWSDTASKSLVLIGDDVPHPPAHNPQKLNWRQEVDTLADKGIMVYGVQALNRSHATLFYQELAEKSGGFHVNLDQFSYITDLFLAVCYQQSSNEKLQAYEQEVIDQGRMSRGLNQIFNSMMKREGKSYYEAADLRAVPPGRFQVLEVDKDISIKVFVGENNLNFKVGRGFYEFTKTETIQGHKEIILMDRTTGDLFEGEAAREMLGLPVGATVRIKPSNLEKYVVFVQSTSANRKLIRGTRFLYEVEDWVR from the coding sequence ATGAACACCAACATTGAAGTTGTTTTCAGCTTTGACACCACTGGAAGTATGTATCCTTGCCTCACACAGGTAAGACGAAAAATCAAAGAAACAGTCACACGCCTAATGGGCGAAATTCCTCAGATGAAAATTGGTATTATCGCTCATGGAGATTATTGTGATCAAGGTTCGACCTATGTCATCAAAAAATTTGATATTTCCAGTGATATAGATGCAATTTGTGAATTTGTCCAAAACGTCGAACCAACAGGTGGCGGTGATGCACCAGAATGTTATGAACTAGTATTACATGAAGCACAATTTTTATCTTGGTCTGATACGGCTTCCAAATCCCTAGTGTTAATCGGTGATGATGTCCCCCATCCACCAGCACACAATCCTCAAAAATTAAATTGGCGTCAAGAAGTTGATACCTTAGCCGACAAGGGAATCATGGTATATGGAGTGCAAGCCCTTAATCGTTCTCACGCCACTCTTTTTTATCAAGAACTTGCAGAAAAATCTGGTGGTTTTCATGTCAACCTAGACCAGTTTTCCTATATTACTGATTTATTCTTGGCGGTTTGCTATCAGCAATCTTCTAATGAAAAATTGCAAGCTTACGAACAAGAAGTAATCGATCAAGGACGTATGAGTCGGGGATTAAATCAAATATTTAATTCCATGATGAAGCGGGAGGGAAAATCCTATTATGAAGCTGCTGATTTAAGGGCGGTTCCGCCAGGACGTTTCCAGGTATTAGAAGTTGATAAAGATATCTCAATCAAAGTGTTTGTGGGAGAAAATAACCTTAACTTTAAAGTCGGACGGGGTTTTTATGAATTTACTAAAACCGAAACTATCCAAGGTCATAAAGAAATTATCTTGATGGATAGAACAACAGGTGATTTATTTGAAGGGGAAGCAGCCCGAGAAATGTTAGGGCTACCTGTGGGTGCAACGGTTCGCATCAAACCCAGTAACCTGGAAAAATACGTTGTTTTTGTCCAAAGCACTTCTGCAAATCGCAAGTTGATTAGGGGAACCCGTTTCCTCTATGAAGTAGAGGACTGGGTTCGTTAA